The following coding sequences lie in one Metopolophium dirhodum isolate CAU chromosome 5, ASM1992520v1, whole genome shotgun sequence genomic window:
- the LOC132944110 gene encoding ATPase family gene 2 protein homolog A: protein MTKPRRSVGPAVKYRTCDACNSTLYFTDLETHFTGHCPPSSSNWTQAFVNDLCLYSYAKLYTKDDEYMVGNDNVVVPVAAIQLCGFVLGEPVIVRCGNKTFVKHVWPSDDLPLSNVYFSKEVLADELDQLDHVSVERFKIPPSEARNIEIRLSNNDQLPDGEFIRHLLTHISNKYEGRIIKPSDFLCFDFYGRSLVLEVSNICTFPNAGLNEQMQTMNINDEQFYHISCSTTWNIKDHVDKVNITYPVSDVGGLCDIYEKVMNVIQKSKFQGVCGFLLHGISGTGKTLLANTITYSLKRHVVEIKGWEILSKIYGQSEAKLKLFFEEAIVNSPSIILIDRLETLSKSNESSDLERRIINTLQTMFDLLKSTKHNGVAIIGTTSNLSSVDGNLRRPGRFDYEIELPVPNELQRKDILTKQLSHIEQEISEDEITSIAYRAQGFVGADLLAVVNRAQTEASINNENVTYRHMCSALTQVKPSAIKEVMVHVPNVKWTDIGGQEDIKLKLKQVVEWPLKHPEAFKRMGITPPRGVLLYGPPGCSKTMIAKAVATESHFNFISVKGPELFNKYVGESERAVRETFMRARSVAPCVVFFDELDGLAGERGMGDSGSSGVHSRVLAQLLTELDGVQPLGNVTILAATNRPDLIDSALLRPGRLDRKVYVPLPDKTTRFEILRLKLSKMPTSTDVDINKLVELTENYSGAEVIAICHEASLKALEDNIKAEKVDMNHFEVSLQSLRPQTPLWLLKIYEKFSGIQK, encoded by the exons ATGACGAAGCCTAGGCGTTCGGTCGGACCGGCCGTCAAGTACCGCACGTGCGACGCCTGCAATTCGACGTTGTACTTCACGGACTTGGAAACCCATTTCACCGGCCACTGTCCGCCGAGCTCGTCGAATTGGACCCAGGCGTTCGTCAACGACCTTTGTCTTTACTCGTACGCCAAGCTGTACACGAAAG ATGACGAATACATGGTGGGCAACGACAACGTGGTCGTACCTGTTGCTGCGATTCAGTTGTGCGGCTTTGTGCTCGGCGAACCGGTCATTGTGAGGTGCGGAAACAAGACTTTCGTCAAGCACGTCTGGCCTTCGGACGACTTGCCGCTGTCGAATGTATATTTCTCCAAAGAAG TGTTGGCTGACGAACTAGATCAGTTAGACCACGTTTCTGTTGAGCGATTTAAAATTCCACCGAGTGAAGCTCGAAACATTGAAATACGCTTGTCAAACAACGATCAATTACCAGATGGAGAATTCATTCGCCATCTGTTGACTCACATTTCTAATAAATATGAAGGACGTATCATCAAACCTTCAGATTTCTTATGTTTTGACTTTTATGGACGTAGCCTCGTCTTGGAAGTATCGAACATTTGTACTTTTCCAAATGCTGGACTGAATGAACAAATGCAAACTATGAATATAAACGATgaacaattttatcatatttcatGTTCTACTACATGGAATATAAAAGATCATGTTGACAAAGTTAATATAACTTACCCAGTATCAGATGTTGGTGGATTGTGTGATATATATGAAAAAGTAATGAATGTAATACAAAAATCGAAATTTCAAG gtGTTTGCGGATTTCTTTTACATGGTATTTCTGGAACTGGAAAAACATTATTGGCAAATACAATAACTTATTCATTAAAAAGACACGTGGTTGAAATAAAAGGTTGGGAAATTCTGAGCAAGATTTATGGACAGTCTGaagcaaaattgaaattattttttgaagaaGCAATCGTTAATTCTCCTAGCATCATTCTAATTGATAGGCTAGAAACATTAAGCAAATCAAATGAATCTTCAGACCTTGAAAGAAGGATTATTAACACACTTCAAACTATGTTTGATTTGTTAAAATCAACTAAACATAATGGAGTAGCTATCATTGGCACTACTAGCAATTTGAGCTCTGTTGATGGAAATTTACGAAGACCAGGAag gtTTGATTACGAGATTGAATTACCGGTGCCAAATGAATTACAACGTAAAGATATTTTGACGAAACAGTTATCACATATTGAACAGGAAATAAGTGAAGATGAAATAACTTCCATTGCATATCGAGCTCAAGGATTTGTGGGAGCAGATTTGTTAGCCGTTGTTAACCGAGCACAAACTGAAGCatcaattaataatgaaaacgtCACTTATAGGCATATGTGTTCTGCTTTAACCCAAGTGAAACCATCAGCCATTAAAGAAGTTATGGTTCATGTGCCTAAT gtTAAATGGACAGATATAGGTGGCCAAGAagacataaaattaaaacttaaacagGTCGTTGAATGGCCACTTAAACATCCAGAAGCTTTTAAACGCATGGGTATCACTCCCCCACGGGGTGTCCTACTATACGGGCCTCCAGGTTGTTCTAAAACAATGATTGCTAAAGCTGTAGCAACAGAGAGTCACTTCAATTTTATATCTGTCAAAGGACCCGAACtcttcaataaatatgttgGAGAATCTGAACGTGCTGTCAGGGAAACATTTATGCGAGCTAGGAGTGTAGCTCCGTGCGTTGTATTTTTTGACGAGTTGGACGGCTTAGCTGGTGAAAGAGGTATGGGAGACAGTGGTTCCAGTGGGGTTCACTCTAGAGTTTTAGCCCAATTACTGACAGAGTTGGATGGTGTTCAACCATTAGGGAATGTCACTATTTTAGCTGCAACCAATAGGCCTGATCTTATTGattct gctCTCTTGAGACCGGGAAGATTAGATCGTAAAGTTTATGTTCCATTACCAGATAAGACTACCCGTTTCGAGATATTAAGACTAAAACTTTCAAAAATGCCAACATCAACTGATGTAGACATCAATAAATTAGTCGAACTTACTGAAAACTATTCGGGCGCagaa GTGATTGCAATCTGTCATGAAGCTTCATTGAAAGCTTTGGAAGACAATATAAAGGCAGAAAAAGTAGATATGAATCACTTTGAAGTTTCACTTCAATCGTTACGGCCTCAAACACCGTTATGGTTactaaaaatttatgaaaagtTTTCCGGAATCCAAAa ATGA
- the LOC132944113 gene encoding transmembrane protein 41 homolog: MDVDHSVQNESVSTVDDTTTITEPKTENEQTMSTTKALVILVVIFSLFILILGYLYYNFPQMTEEEKKYIKIPRNTTDMQNLGRVLEDYKDTNYTQVFMSIFFCYIFLQTFAIPGSISLSILCGFLYPFLLALAIICFCSAMGACFCYLLSMTIGRRLAYRYFPDRIKSYANLVKKHNDNMFCYMMFLRITPFLPNWFINVCAPLVDVPLIPFWLGTFFGVAVPSVLVVQAGQTLHQVASESTWSWSSVLLLATFAALSLLPVLFKAKLRDKFD; this comes from the exons ATGGATGTGGATCACAGTGTGCAAAACGAATCTG TGTCGACAGTAGACGACACTACAACAATCACAGAGCCTAAGACGGAAAATGAACAAACAATGTCTACCACAAAAGCATTGGTCATATTAGTGGTCATATTCTCATTGTTTATACTAATCTTAGGctatttgtattacaatttccCCCAGATGACCGA ggaggaaaaaaaatacataaaaattccACGTAATACCACAGATATGCAAAACCTGGGCAGAGTTTTGGAAGATTACAAGGATACAAATTACACTCAAGTGTTCATGTCAATTTTCTTCTGTTATATATT tttgcAGACGTTTGCCATACCTGGATCAATttcattatcaatattatgtggATTTTTATACCCATTTTTATTAGCATTAGcaattatatgtttttgttcGGCAATGGGCGCATGTTTTTGTTATCTATTGTCAATGACAATCGGAAGGAGATTAGCATACAGATACTTTCCAGACAGAATCAAATCATATGCAAATTTG GTTAAGAAACACAACGACAATATGTTCTGTTATATGATGTTCTTGCGAATAACTCCATTTTTGCCCAATTGGTTCATAAATGTGTGTGCACCACTAGTCGATGTTCCGTTAATACCATTTTGGTTGGGAActttttttg GAGTAGCAGTACCGTCTGTATTGGTTGTACAAGCTGGACAAACTTTACATCAGGTCGCATCAGAATCAACCTGGTCATGGTCTTCCGTATTACTCTTGGCAACATTTGCTGCCCTGTCACTACTGCCTGTACTATTCAAGGCAAAATTAAGAGACAAATTTGACTGA